Proteins encoded together in one Benincasa hispida cultivar B227 chromosome 1, ASM972705v1, whole genome shotgun sequence window:
- the LOC120084687 gene encoding BTB/POZ and MATH domain-containing protein 2 isoform X2 — MGTIKSFREASKASSNQSHPPPVTSSTARFETVNVTHDFKINGYSLNKGMGIGKYITSDTFLVGGYEWAIYFYPDGKSMEDNAAYVSIFIALVSDGADVRALFELTLFDQSGKGNHKVHSHFERRLESGPYTLKYRGSMWGYKRYFKRTLLESSDYLKDDCLSIKCVVGVVKSQTEGPKIYSITAPPSNIGQQFGKLLESGKCADVNFEVDGEIFAAHKLVIAARSPVFRAQLFGPLKDKDTRCIKVEDIEAPVFKALLHFMYWDNLPDMLELVGANSKWASTLMAQHLLAAADRYALDRLKWLCEANLCEDIAINTVATTLALAEQHHCFQLKAACLRFIAMPENLKGNEVSLRREDTEKRVDNHPPK, encoded by the exons ATGGGCACAATCAAATCGTTTAGGGAAGCCTCTAAAGCCTCTTCGAATCAATCTCATCCTCCGCCGGTGACCTCCTCTACCGCTCGATTCGAGACCGTTAATGTTACGCATGATTTCAAGATCAATGGGTACTCCCTCAACAAAGGTATGGGAATTGGGAAATACATTACATCGGATACATTTCTTGTTGGTGGGTACGAGTGGGCTATCTATTTCTATCCCGATGGTAAGAGTATGGAGGACAACGCGGCGTATGTCTCTATTTTCATAGCGCTGGTCAGCGACGGCGCCGACGTTAGGGCTCTTTTTGAATTGACGCTTTTCGATCAGAGTGGAAAGGGGAATCATAAGGTTCATAGCCATTTTGAAAGGAGGCTCGAGAGCGGTCCATACACCCTTAAGTATCGTGGAAGCATGTG GGGTTATAAACGTTATTTCAAAAGAACTCTTTTGGAGTCATCAGATTACCTTAAAGATGATTGCCTCTCAATTAAATGTGTTGTTGGTGTTGTTAAATCGCAAACGGAGGGGCCTAAAATCTATTCTATAACGGCACCTCCCTCAAACATTGGTCAGCAATTTGGGAAGCTTTTGGAAAGTGGTAAGTGTGCTGATGTCAATTTTGAAGTAGATGGTGAAATATTTGCAGCCCACAAGTTGGTCATTGCAGCACGTTCACCTGTATTCAGGGCACAACTTTTTGGCCCATTGAAGGATAAAGATACTCGATGCATAAAGGTTGAAGACATTGAGGCTCCTGTATTCAAG GCGTTACTTCATTTCATGTACTGGGACAATCTACCGGACATGCTTGAGCTGGTTGGTGCAAACTCTAAGTGGGCATCAACTCTGATGGCTCAACATCTTCTTGCAGCTGCAGATCGTTATGCATTAGACAGGCTTAAATGGCTTTGTGAGGCTAACCTCTGTGAAGATATTGCCATAAATACTGTGGCAACTACATTAGCTTTAGCAGAGCAGCACCATTGTTTCCAATTGAAAGCTGCATGCCTCAGATTTATAGCCATGCCTGAAAATTTAAAAG